One window of the Nitrospira sp. SG-bin1 genome contains the following:
- a CDS encoding radical SAM protein encodes MTLTLLGRKNSLASAAEQCRLLKQSAGFPPFDCRLDQVGTFPLRATGITVFQINVGKLCNQTCRHCHVDAGPDRSETMSFETAEQCIHALAKTDIPTVDITGGAPELNPHFRWLVEQSRTLGRHVMDRCNLSVLLLPSQADLVEFLAHHRVEIIASLPSYRASQTDAQRGEGVFEKSLEALRLLNRFGYGRSKTGLALNLVYNPVGAFLPPKQEAIEAQFKKELRNRYGIEFNRLYTITNMPISRFLEFLVESGNYDQYMTRLSNAFNPAAVAGVMCRHTLSVGWDGRLYDCDFNQMLELPVDHGAPSHIRDFDPVQLHHRQIVTRNHCFGCTAGSGSSCSGVVT; translated from the coding sequence ATGACCCTGACCTTGCTAGGCCGGAAGAATTCCCTCGCCTCAGCGGCAGAACAATGTCGCCTCCTCAAGCAGTCGGCCGGTTTCCCACCGTTTGACTGTCGCCTTGACCAAGTCGGTACGTTCCCTCTTCGCGCGACGGGCATCACCGTCTTTCAGATCAATGTGGGAAAACTCTGCAACCAGACTTGCCGGCACTGCCATGTGGATGCCGGTCCGGATCGTTCCGAGACGATGTCGTTCGAAACGGCGGAACAATGTATACATGCCCTCGCCAAGACCGACATTCCGACCGTCGATATCACCGGCGGCGCACCGGAACTCAATCCACATTTTCGCTGGCTGGTCGAACAGTCCCGGACACTCGGCCGACATGTGATGGATCGCTGTAACCTCTCCGTGCTGCTGTTGCCGTCGCAGGCCGATCTGGTCGAATTTTTGGCCCACCATCGAGTTGAAATTATCGCTTCACTCCCGTCGTATCGTGCCAGCCAGACCGACGCGCAGCGGGGCGAGGGAGTCTTTGAGAAATCCCTGGAGGCGCTCCGCCTGCTGAATCGATTCGGTTATGGCCGTTCGAAGACCGGGCTCGCGCTGAACTTGGTTTACAATCCCGTCGGCGCGTTCCTGCCTCCGAAGCAAGAAGCCATTGAAGCCCAATTCAAGAAGGAACTACGCAATAGGTACGGCATTGAGTTCAACCGGCTCTACACGATCACCAACATGCCGATCAGCCGCTTCCTTGAGTTTCTCGTTGAAAGCGGGAACTACGACCAGTACATGACGCGACTCTCCAATGCGTTCAACCCTGCCGCTGTCGCCGGCGTGATGTGCCGTCACACACTTTCGGTCGGATGGGATGGGCGGCTCTACGATTGCGACTTCAATCAAATGTTGGAACTCCCGGTGGACCATGGAGCTCCGTCCCACATCCGGGATTTCGATCCGGTACAGCTTCATCATCGACAGATCGTCACGCGCAACCATTGCTTCGGTTGTACGGCAGGCTCGGGTTCCTCGTGCAGCGGAGTGGTCACTTAA